A window of Chrysiogenia bacterium contains these coding sequences:
- the nagZ gene encoding beta-N-acetylhexosaminidase: MNLSELSNEELAAQLMVIGFDGTRVNDHLAAWLKRGVGGVILFRRNVGSPEEILALCREIHERARLSPPIISIDQEPGLIVRLRAPFTEWPGAAALGATGDEKLIEEVGAAIARELKAVGINTDWAPVADVHSNPKNPIIGPRAFATSPEEAGRLSRAFIRGMQGADVAACAKHFPGHGDTATDSHISLPVVKRARNEIEATELPPFAACAAEHVASMMSAHVLYPEIDPENPATISPAIITGILREKLGYDGVVVTDDLAMAGIAAGRRHEQIAVDSVRAGCDILLAGQDFPNQERYLRGVANAVESGALSRERVEQSVARILALKEKFVAIPPESVPEDVIGCAAHQALAARASAV; the protein is encoded by the coding sequence ATGAATCTCTCCGAACTCTCGAACGAAGAGCTGGCCGCGCAGCTCATGGTCATCGGTTTCGACGGAACGCGCGTCAATGATCACCTGGCCGCATGGCTCAAGCGCGGCGTGGGCGGCGTCATTCTCTTTCGCAGGAATGTGGGTTCCCCGGAGGAAATTCTCGCCCTGTGTCGCGAGATCCACGAGCGCGCGCGTCTCTCGCCTCCCATCATCAGTATCGACCAGGAACCGGGCCTCATCGTGCGGCTCCGCGCGCCCTTTACCGAGTGGCCGGGCGCCGCGGCGCTGGGAGCGACCGGCGATGAGAAGTTGATCGAGGAAGTGGGCGCCGCCATCGCGCGCGAGCTCAAGGCCGTCGGCATCAACACCGACTGGGCGCCCGTTGCCGACGTTCACTCCAATCCAAAGAACCCGATCATCGGCCCGCGCGCCTTTGCCACCAGTCCCGAAGAGGCCGGACGCCTCTCGCGCGCCTTCATCCGGGGAATGCAGGGCGCCGACGTTGCCGCCTGCGCCAAGCACTTTCCAGGCCACGGCGATACCGCGACCGACTCCCACATCTCGCTGCCGGTGGTAAAGCGAGCGCGCAATGAAATAGAGGCCACCGAGCTGCCGCCCTTTGCAGCCTGCGCGGCCGAGCACGTCGCATCCATGATGAGCGCGCACGTCCTCTACCCGGAGATTGATCCCGAAAATCCGGCGACCATTTCCCCGGCGATCATCACGGGCATCCTTCGCGAGAAGCTCGGTTACGACGGGGTCGTCGTGACCGATGATCTCGCCATGGCGGGGATCGCCGCTGGACGCCGGCACGAGCAGATTGCCGTGGATTCCGTTCGCGCCGGTTGCGACATCCTGCTCGCCGGCCAGGATTTTCCCAATCAGGAGCGCTACCTGCGCGGCGTTGCCAATGCCGTTGAGAGCGGCGCTCTCTCTCGCGAGCGCGTCGAGCAATCAGTCGCGCGAATCCTTGCGCTGAAAGAGAAGTTCGTAGCCATCCCGCCGGAGTCCGTGCCCGAAGACGTCATCGGCTGCGCCGCCCACCAGGCGCTCGCCGCGCGGGCTTCTGCAGTTTGA